In the Pseudomonas sp. DTU_2021_1001937_2_SI_NGA_ILE_001 genome, one interval contains:
- the rplI gene encoding 50S ribosomal protein L9, translating into MQLILLEKVANLGNLGDKVNVKAGYGRNYLLPYGKATPATPANLAAFEERRAELEKLAAERIASAQSRAAQLAELEVTITATAGDEGKLFGSIGTHDIADALTASGVEVAKSEVRLPNGTIRNVGEYDVAVHLHSDVDATVRVVVVAA; encoded by the coding sequence ATGCAACTGATCCTTCTGGAAAAAGTCGCCAACCTGGGCAACCTGGGCGACAAAGTAAACGTCAAGGCCGGCTACGGCCGTAACTACCTGCTGCCATACGGCAAGGCCACTCCTGCGACCCCAGCCAACCTGGCTGCGTTCGAAGAGCGTCGCGCCGAGCTGGAAAAGCTGGCTGCAGAGCGTATCGCTTCGGCTCAGAGCCGTGCTGCCCAACTGGCCGAGCTGGAAGTGACCATCACTGCCACCGCTGGCGACGAAGGCAAGCTGTTCGGTTCGATCGGCACCCACGACATCGCTGACGCCCTGACCGCCTCCGGCGTTGAAGTGGCCAAGAGCGAAGTTCGTCTGCCGAACGGCACCATCCGTAACGTCGGCGAGTACGACGTTGCCGTGCACCTGCACAGCGACGTTGATGCGACCGTTCGCGTTGTCGTGGTGGCTGCCTAA